In Pseudomonas asiatica, the following are encoded in one genomic region:
- a CDS encoding cupin domain-containing protein gives MKPFSIILFALLAAQTPAWAHGDAADQVKVLQQQQPSNAPGKSAVMLTVSYAPGQASPAHQHPGAVMAYVLEGAVVSKLDNEPEKTYKAGEYWYEAPGTVHSVSRNASQKQSARLLVWSLVDEGSAVTLPYPAAGSER, from the coding sequence ATGAAACCGTTTAGCATCATCCTTTTCGCCCTGCTCGCCGCTCAAACCCCTGCCTGGGCGCACGGCGATGCTGCCGACCAGGTCAAGGTGCTGCAGCAGCAACAACCCTCGAACGCCCCCGGCAAGAGCGCCGTGATGCTCACCGTCAGCTACGCCCCCGGCCAGGCATCACCTGCGCATCAGCACCCGGGCGCAGTGATGGCCTACGTGCTGGAAGGGGCAGTGGTATCGAAGCTCGATAACGAGCCGGAGAAAACCTACAAGGCCGGTGAATACTGGTACGAAGCCCCGGGTACCGTGCACAGCGTGTCACGCAACGCCAGTCAGAAGCAGTCAGCCAGGTTGCTGGTCTGGAGCCTGGTGGATGAAGGCAGTGCGGTCACATTGCCCTATCCGGCAGCAGGCTCGGAGCGCTGA
- a CDS encoding TatD family hydrolase, giving the protein MLVDSHCHLDRLDLSAHQGSLDAALQAARERGVGHFLCIGVSAENAGAVKALSERYADVDCSVGVHPLDLAPGETPALEWLLRELAHPHVVAIGETGLDYHYEPEAAELQQASFRLHLEASRQTGKPVIVHTRAARADTLALLREANLPQAGVLHCFTEDWDMAKAALDLGYYISLSGIVTFRNADALREVARQVPVDRLLVETDSPYLAPIPYRGKPNLPQYVREVAEYVASLRGASYEQLAEQTTANFKRLFPLARVA; this is encoded by the coding sequence ATGCTCGTAGATTCCCATTGCCACCTCGACCGTCTGGACCTGAGCGCCCACCAGGGCTCCCTCGATGCTGCCCTGCAGGCGGCGCGTGAGCGCGGGGTCGGGCATTTCCTGTGTATTGGCGTCAGTGCCGAGAATGCTGGTGCGGTGAAGGCGCTGAGCGAGCGTTACGCCGATGTCGATTGCTCGGTGGGCGTGCACCCGCTGGACCTGGCGCCGGGCGAAACGCCGGCGCTGGAATGGCTGCTGCGCGAACTGGCTCACCCACATGTGGTGGCGATTGGAGAAACCGGGCTGGATTACCACTACGAGCCGGAAGCAGCCGAGTTGCAGCAAGCCTCGTTCCGCCTGCACCTGGAGGCCTCGCGGCAGACCGGCAAACCGGTGATCGTGCATACCCGTGCGGCGCGTGCCGATACCCTGGCACTGCTGCGCGAGGCCAATCTGCCGCAGGCCGGCGTGCTGCACTGCTTCACCGAAGACTGGGACATGGCCAAGGCGGCGCTGGACCTGGGGTATTACATTTCGTTGTCTGGCATCGTTACCTTCCGCAATGCCGATGCCCTGCGTGAAGTGGCGCGGCAGGTGCCGGTCGATCGTTTGCTGGTGGAAACGGATTCGCCGTACCTGGCGCCGATTCCGTATCGCGGCAAGCCGAATTTGCCGCAGTATGTGCGTGAGGTGGCGGAGTACGTGGCTTCGTTGCGCGGGGCCAGTTATGAGCAGTTGGCCGAACAGACCACTGCCAACTTCAAGCGTTTGTTCCCGTTGGCGCGGGTGGCCTGA
- a CDS encoding GTP 3',8-cyclase MoaA, giving the protein MIVDRQGRRFRNLRVSLTAACNYACTYCVPDGKRLVAAQDELSAEALARGVAYLIEAAGIERLRITGGEPLVSPRLDAFLAAVAKLDLDDISMTTNGQLLARKLPQLQAAGIRRLNVSLDTLDPQAFRRIARGGDLASVLAGMERASAMGMQIKVNMVPMRGHNLDQVLPLLDYCLERGFELRFIELMRMGHLARDQNVFLQQFVGLDQLLALIAGKHAYVQVDAPLDATALRYQVPGRGHFGVIANESVPFCRTCSRLRLSSTGWLHGCLSSGNRHFVGDLLEKPRHQALPALQRLLVKALADKQDLAFSGDVMVMKVIGG; this is encoded by the coding sequence ATGATCGTCGATCGTCAAGGCAGGCGTTTTCGCAACCTGCGCGTCAGCCTGACGGCTGCCTGTAACTATGCCTGCACCTACTGCGTGCCAGACGGCAAGCGCCTGGTGGCAGCACAGGACGAACTGTCGGCGGAGGCCCTGGCTCGTGGCGTGGCCTACCTGATCGAAGCCGCCGGCATCGAACGCTTGCGCATCACCGGCGGTGAGCCATTGGTCAGTCCGCGCCTGGATGCTTTCCTGGCCGCCGTGGCCAAGCTCGACCTTGACGATATCTCGATGACTACCAATGGCCAGTTGCTGGCGCGCAAGTTGCCCCAGTTGCAGGCGGCAGGTATCCGCCGATTGAACGTTTCCCTCGACACCCTCGACCCTCAGGCGTTCCGCCGTATTGCCCGGGGCGGCGACTTGGCCAGCGTGCTGGCGGGCATGGAGCGGGCCAGCGCCATGGGCATGCAGATCAAGGTGAACATGGTGCCGATGCGCGGGCACAACCTCGATCAGGTGCTGCCGCTGCTGGATTATTGCCTTGAGCGCGGCTTCGAACTGCGCTTCATCGAGCTCATGCGCATGGGCCACCTGGCCCGTGACCAAAACGTCTTCCTGCAGCAGTTCGTCGGCCTCGACCAACTGCTCGCACTGATTGCTGGCAAGCATGCCTACGTTCAGGTCGATGCGCCGCTGGACGCCACTGCCTTGCGTTATCAGGTGCCCGGCAGAGGCCACTTCGGCGTGATCGCCAACGAAAGCGTACCATTCTGCCGCACCTGCTCGCGGCTGCGCCTGTCCTCCACGGGCTGGCTGCATGGCTGCCTGTCGTCGGGCAATCGCCATTTCGTCGGCGACCTTCTGGAAAAACCGCGCCATCAGGCGCTGCCGGCGCTGCAGCGCTTGCTGGTAAAGGCCTTGGCAGACAAACAGGACCTGGCGTTTTCCGGCGATGTGATGGTGATGAAGGTGATTGGCGGCTGA
- a CDS encoding cytidine/deoxycytidylate deaminase family protein has product MKANDFTQNAQQAVAIAANQALLASRQATFAVGGCIIENATGKVLIALHNRVLEPSASQAQPAFRLRDPAGHGERRLVDWYFDNQQRLALPPTHELTVITTLDPCAMCAGALLTAGFNVAVSALDTFAGVNHDGRFEFPGLPAALRLRAQATWGYYAVGSPFDRDYVGPPQGPVYAGERIDAATMCLTRSLFEASVNHVHDESSNAGLPPSALKDPITLPSRSLVRQALAGLSPWSLRSKSADPRLPGIELAEPLVDTALAADTCNAVALLDPFGNLLACLSGDETRSPIRTAFMETTRSYAALRWNLMNHDDPQVRHEAHQHLTHPRFCTFVLLRFPDPADSEAVMTLGAYGSTMERHTAPSFPSSLQYVLLPTGCTAKDVARLAQNLPPFYTSNVQVAPCQVLDPNLMQEVTTRLGQAQRSEPAAG; this is encoded by the coding sequence ATGAAAGCCAACGATTTCACCCAGAACGCTCAGCAAGCGGTAGCAATCGCCGCCAACCAGGCCCTCCTGGCAAGCCGACAAGCAACGTTCGCCGTGGGTGGCTGCATCATCGAAAATGCCACTGGAAAGGTACTGATCGCCCTGCACAATCGCGTGCTGGAGCCCTCTGCCAGCCAGGCGCAACCCGCATTCAGGCTCCGCGACCCAGCGGGGCATGGTGAGCGCCGGCTGGTCGACTGGTATTTCGACAACCAGCAGCGCCTTGCCCTCCCCCCCACGCATGAACTGACCGTCATCACCACGCTCGACCCCTGCGCCATGTGCGCAGGCGCCTTGCTGACTGCCGGCTTCAATGTTGCCGTAAGTGCGCTCGACACCTTTGCCGGCGTCAATCATGACGGCCGTTTCGAATTCCCCGGCCTGCCGGCCGCACTTCGTCTGCGCGCGCAAGCCACGTGGGGCTACTATGCTGTCGGCAGCCCTTTTGATCGCGACTATGTCGGGCCGCCGCAAGGGCCGGTCTACGCTGGCGAACGCATCGACGCCGCAACGATGTGCCTTACCCGTTCGTTGTTCGAGGCCAGCGTGAACCATGTGCACGACGAAAGCAGCAACGCCGGCCTCCCGCCATCTGCCCTGAAGGACCCGATCACCCTACCCAGCCGGAGCCTGGTACGCCAGGCCCTGGCGGGCTTGAGCCCATGGAGCCTGCGCAGCAAAAGTGCAGACCCTCGGCTGCCCGGCATCGAACTGGCCGAGCCATTGGTCGACACAGCGCTCGCGGCAGATACGTGCAATGCCGTAGCCTTGCTGGACCCATTCGGCAATCTGCTGGCCTGCCTGAGCGGTGACGAAACGCGCTCCCCCATTCGCACTGCATTCATGGAGACCACTCGCAGCTACGCCGCGTTGCGCTGGAACCTGATGAACCATGACGACCCACAGGTCCGCCACGAAGCACACCAGCATCTCACCCACCCCCGTTTCTGCACATTCGTCCTGCTCCGTTTTCCGGACCCGGCCGACAGCGAGGCGGTCATGACCCTTGGCGCGTATGGCTCCACCATGGAACGGCACACCGCGCCGTCCTTCCCCTCAAGCCTGCAATATGTATTGCTGCCAACAGGCTGCACTGCCAAGGATGTTGCTCGACTGGCGCAAAATCTGCCGCCGTTCTACACGAGCAACGTGCAGGTTGCGCCTTGCCAGGTACTGGACCCGAACCTGATGCAGGAAGTTACAACCCGGCTGGGGCAGGCTCAGCGCTCCGAGCCTGCTGCCGGATAG
- a CDS encoding DNA polymerase III subunit delta': protein MAEAYPWQQALWQQLAGRSQHAHAYLLHGPQGIGKRALAERLMARLLCQQPQGLEACGACKSCLLLKAGSHPDNFVLEPEEADKPIKVDQVRELVAFVVQTAQLGGRKVVLIEPVEAMNVNASNALLKSLEEPSGDTVLLLVTHQPSRLLPTIKSRCQQVACPQPSLAQSQAWLAGALPDSDETERDELLTLAAGSPLMAVSLQAQGVREQRALVTDGVKKLLKQQQSPSQLADAWNGVPLLLLFDWFCDWAHLILRYQLTQDEEGLGLADMRKVVQYLAQKSRQAKVLEVQAWILEQRQKVLGKANLNRALLLESLLAHWLQLPGAR, encoded by the coding sequence GTGGCTGAGGCCTATCCTTGGCAGCAGGCCCTCTGGCAGCAACTGGCCGGCCGCAGCCAGCACGCTCACGCCTACCTGCTGCATGGGCCGCAGGGTATCGGCAAGCGGGCCTTGGCCGAGCGCCTGATGGCCCGCCTGCTGTGCCAGCAGCCCCAGGGCCTGGAGGCCTGTGGCGCGTGCAAGTCCTGTCTGCTGCTCAAGGCCGGCAGCCACCCGGACAACTTCGTACTCGAGCCCGAAGAAGCTGACAAGCCTATCAAGGTAGATCAGGTACGCGAGCTGGTGGCCTTCGTGGTGCAGACCGCGCAGCTGGGTGGGCGCAAGGTGGTACTGATCGAGCCAGTGGAGGCGATGAACGTCAACGCCTCCAACGCCCTGCTCAAGAGCCTCGAAGAGCCCTCCGGTGATACCGTGTTGCTGCTGGTCACCCACCAGCCCAGCCGTCTGTTGCCGACCATCAAGAGCCGTTGCCAGCAGGTCGCCTGCCCGCAGCCCAGCCTGGCCCAGAGCCAAGCCTGGCTGGCCGGCGCGCTGCCCGACAGTGATGAGACCGAGCGCGACGAGTTGCTGACCCTGGCTGCCGGTTCGCCGCTGATGGCGGTCAGCTTGCAGGCGCAAGGCGTGCGAGAGCAGCGTGCGCTGGTCACCGACGGGGTGAAGAAGCTGCTCAAGCAGCAGCAATCGCCTAGCCAGCTGGCCGATGCCTGGAACGGTGTACCGCTGCTGCTGCTGTTCGACTGGTTCTGCGATTGGGCGCACCTGATCCTGCGCTACCAATTGACCCAGGACGAGGAAGGGCTAGGCTTGGCCGATATGCGCAAGGTGGTGCAGTACCTGGCGCAGAAGAGCCGCCAGGCCAAGGTGCTGGAGGTGCAGGCATGGATCCTGGAACAGCGCCAGAAGGTGCTGGGCAAGGCCAACCTCAACCGCGCCCTGCTGCTTGAATCGCTGCTGGCCCATTGGCTGCAGTTGCCGGGCGCCCGCTGA
- a CDS encoding DUF1285 domain-containing protein — MSDSGKANDLLAQIPKAKGLPPVHLWNPDFCGDIDMRIARDGTWYYLGTPIGRKPMVRLFSTIIRRDGDDYFLITPVEKVGIRVDDAPFVAVALDVEGEGEQQVLHFTSNVEDQVEAGPANPLRVVIDAVTQEPSPYVLIRSNLEALINRNVFYQLVELAVPREIDGEEWLGVWSHGEFYPIGRSS; from the coding sequence ATGAGCGATTCCGGCAAGGCCAATGATCTTCTGGCGCAGATTCCCAAGGCCAAGGGCCTGCCGCCGGTACATCTGTGGAACCCGGACTTCTGCGGTGACATCGACATGCGCATCGCCCGTGATGGCACCTGGTATTACCTGGGTACGCCGATCGGTCGCAAGCCGATGGTGCGGCTGTTTTCCACCATCATCCGCCGCGATGGCGATGACTACTTCCTGATTACCCCGGTAGAGAAGGTGGGCATCCGCGTCGACGATGCGCCGTTCGTGGCCGTGGCGCTTGACGTGGAAGGTGAGGGTGAGCAGCAGGTGCTGCACTTCACCAGCAATGTCGAGGACCAGGTCGAAGCCGGGCCGGCCAACCCGCTGCGCGTGGTGATCGACGCTGTCACGCAGGAGCCATCGCCGTATGTGCTGATACGCAGCAACCTCGAGGCGCTGATTAATCGCAATGTGTTCTACCAGTTGGTAGAGCTGGCGGTGCCGCGCGAGATCGACGGGGAAGAGTGGCTTGGGGTCTGGAGCCACGGTGAGTTTTATCCGATCGGACGTAGCAGCTGA
- a CDS encoding TetR/AcrR family transcriptional regulator has product MQKEPRKVREFRRREQEILDTALKLFLEQGEDSVTVEMIADAVGIGKGTIYKHFKSKAEIYLRLMLDYERDLNALLHSADVDRDKEALSRAYFEFRMRDPQRYRLFDRLEEKVVKGNQVPEMVEQLHSIRASNFDRLTQLIKGRISEGKLEDVPPYFHYCAAWALVHGAVALYHSPFWSNVLEDQEGFFQFLMDIGVRMGNKRKRDPEPSN; this is encoded by the coding sequence ATGCAGAAAGAACCTCGTAAGGTCCGTGAGTTTCGCCGTCGCGAACAGGAAATCCTCGACACCGCGCTCAAGCTTTTTCTCGAACAGGGAGAAGACAGCGTCACCGTCGAGATGATCGCCGACGCCGTGGGCATCGGCAAAGGCACGATCTACAAGCACTTCAAGTCCAAGGCGGAGATCTACCTGCGCCTGATGCTCGACTACGAGCGCGACCTGAACGCGCTGTTGCATTCGGCCGACGTCGATCGCGACAAGGAAGCCCTGTCGCGAGCCTACTTCGAGTTCCGCATGCGCGATCCGCAGCGTTACCGGCTGTTCGACCGCCTGGAAGAAAAGGTGGTCAAGGGCAACCAGGTACCGGAAATGGTCGAACAGCTGCACAGCATCCGTGCCTCCAACTTCGACCGCCTGACCCAGCTGATCAAGGGCCGTATCAGCGAAGGCAAGCTCGAAGACGTGCCGCCGTATTTCCACTATTGCGCCGCCTGGGCGCTGGTGCACGGCGCCGTGGCGCTTTACCACTCGCCGTTCTGGAGCAATGTGCTGGAGGACCAGGAAGGCTTCTTCCAGTTCCTGATGGACATTGGCGTGCGCATGGGCAACAAGCGCAAGCGCGACCCGGAACCTTCGAACTGA
- a CDS encoding DUF4823 domain-containing protein — MRSLVLLLALMALGGCMNVSDMGEGVRYHMSDAGLLDHSDTRRTLSIRLQPDSFIFIGQGAFVPPGKGPVPRQNAVAEQAYKSFVEYFPLVRRAQGPLGLEEAIAQARSVGADYVLYTRFARTDDRIGNGDEWYDEQAVDRLGWDTGVVQMMLIETSTRYLIDTARIKSRGGLLTFHDKTPEDLLGAPMREYARSLLGVSK, encoded by the coding sequence ATGCGTAGCCTGGTTTTGCTGCTGGCGCTGATGGCGTTGGGCGGTTGCATGAATGTCAGCGATATGGGCGAGGGCGTCCGTTACCACATGAGCGATGCCGGTCTGCTGGACCACAGCGATACCCGTCGCACCCTGTCGATCCGCCTGCAGCCCGATTCGTTCATCTTCATCGGCCAGGGCGCGTTCGTGCCTCCGGGCAAGGGACCGGTGCCGCGGCAGAACGCGGTGGCCGAGCAGGCCTACAAGAGCTTCGTCGAATATTTCCCGCTGGTACGGCGTGCCCAAGGGCCATTGGGCCTGGAAGAGGCCATCGCCCAGGCCCGTTCGGTGGGTGCCGACTACGTGCTGTACACCCGCTTCGCGCGCACCGACGACCGCATCGGCAATGGCGACGAGTGGTATGACGAACAAGCGGTCGACCGCCTGGGCTGGGACACCGGCGTGGTGCAGATGATGCTCATCGAAACCAGTACCCGCTACCTGATCGACACTGCACGTATCAAGAGCCGTGGCGGTTTGTTGACGTTCCACGATAAAACCCCGGAGGATTTGCTTGGCGCGCCGATGCGCGAGTACGCTCGTAGCCTTCTGGGTGTGAGTAAATGA